A window of the Pseudoalteromonas sp. A25 genome harbors these coding sequences:
- a CDS encoding efflux RND transporter permease subunit, with the protein MNITRLALENSRTAWVVIIAMLVFGILAFNKMPKDYDPGFIIRTAQVVTYFPGASPQRVEELVTDQIEKVAQQIPELDFVSSTSKTGVSIVSVNIKERYKEMRPIWDNLRRKVQSIEADLPKGTQRPIVNDEFGDVFGIVIGLTAEGYSHREMEEVAEQARDALLRLPDAAKVEVYGTQAQRVFIEFENSRLAALELSAGILQQQLAARNIVNPGGSLYVGDETLVVEPSGNFESVTEIANTIINVPGSEQVMLLSDIAKVYRDHIEPAKSKVRVGTEEGLTIGIAMRKGGNNLELGKQVKQALARLESVYPIGVEFKLLSFLPEEVDKKVNDFIANLVQAVLVVTVVMLFTLGLRTGFVVASLIPMSMVFGILVMSFFDISIDQISLAALIIALGMLVDNGIVMSENIMVQMEQGKPASQAAIDSAQELKVPLLVSSLTTGAAFLPIFLAESATGEYTASLFKVVTITLLCSWLLALTMIPMLCVYFVKVKSAQQQAFSGAVYQSYRAVLGTLMQHRWLTVGACVVMFVLAIQALQFIPKLFFPPSDRSYFKVELELPVGTRLDATETLVKDLEQYIAEQLLIGDKRDKGVTKWVTYIGNGGPRFLLSHNPEPSSSNYALMVVSVTSYMLIDDMMDKIESYALQQYPDLLLKQRKIENGAAINNPVEVRILGEDEQKVMEIAKQVKEKMRETSGLKAISDDWGLPIKKLEINIDQARARRAGVSSEDIATSLQTGLSGLELTQYREKEDTIPVILRSVASDRQDIAKLKAMAVYSQSSGNSVPLQQVADVDVVWESAQIFRRDRVKAVVIGAQIEGITASEGFAELTPWLETQQQEWPFGYTFELGGEAESSGKANQSIAQKLPIAVLIIVLLLVAQFNSIRKTLLVLVTIPLGFIGVVVGLFIGQSFFGFMTLLGVISLAGIVINNAIVLLERIKTELDNAPDEPVEAIIMAAQARMRPILLTTATTVLGLLPLYFGGGEMWEPMALSIMGGLLFSTILTLGVVPVLYALLFGISHNKAQS; encoded by the coding sequence CGTTTTTGGGATACTGGCGTTTAACAAAATGCCTAAAGACTATGATCCTGGTTTTATTATTCGTACGGCGCAAGTTGTAACGTATTTCCCGGGTGCAAGCCCTCAACGGGTAGAAGAATTGGTAACTGACCAAATAGAAAAGGTCGCACAGCAGATCCCTGAGTTAGATTTTGTCTCGAGTACCTCAAAAACGGGGGTATCGATTGTAAGCGTGAACATTAAGGAGCGCTATAAAGAGATGCGCCCTATTTGGGATAACTTACGGCGCAAAGTACAAAGTATTGAGGCGGATCTTCCTAAAGGTACACAAAGGCCGATAGTAAACGATGAGTTTGGTGATGTGTTTGGCATTGTTATTGGTCTAACTGCCGAGGGGTACAGCCACAGAGAAATGGAAGAAGTTGCAGAGCAAGCTCGCGACGCGCTATTACGTTTACCAGATGCTGCAAAAGTAGAAGTGTATGGTACACAAGCGCAGCGGGTATTTATTGAATTCGAAAATAGCCGTTTAGCAGCACTGGAATTGTCAGCGGGGATCTTACAACAGCAGCTAGCAGCGCGTAACATTGTAAATCCTGGCGGTTCACTGTATGTCGGTGATGAAACGCTGGTTGTGGAGCCCAGCGGTAATTTTGAGTCAGTAACTGAAATTGCCAATACCATCATTAACGTTCCTGGTAGTGAACAGGTCATGTTACTGTCTGATATTGCAAAGGTATATCGTGATCATATTGAACCAGCCAAATCTAAAGTTAGGGTAGGAACAGAAGAAGGGTTGACGATTGGCATTGCCATGCGCAAAGGAGGAAATAACCTCGAGTTAGGGAAGCAAGTAAAGCAAGCATTGGCGCGTTTAGAAAGTGTTTATCCCATTGGGGTTGAATTTAAGCTATTGTCGTTTTTACCAGAAGAAGTCGATAAGAAGGTTAACGATTTCATTGCAAATTTAGTACAAGCTGTTCTGGTTGTGACTGTGGTGATGTTATTTACGCTAGGGTTGCGTACCGGGTTTGTGGTAGCAAGTTTGATACCTATGAGTATGGTGTTTGGTATTTTAGTGATGTCGTTTTTTGATATCAGTATCGACCAAATTTCTTTGGCGGCGCTGATTATTGCGCTGGGTATGTTGGTTGATAATGGCATCGTGATGTCTGAAAACATCATGGTTCAGATGGAGCAAGGAAAGCCGGCATCCCAGGCTGCTATCGACTCTGCTCAAGAGCTCAAAGTGCCCTTGTTAGTCTCTTCGTTGACAACAGGTGCGGCATTTTTACCTATCTTTTTAGCCGAATCTGCCACGGGTGAATATACCGCCTCGTTATTTAAAGTGGTTACTATAACTTTGTTGTGTTCATGGCTGCTAGCACTGACGATGATCCCGATGTTGTGTGTTTACTTTGTGAAAGTTAAATCTGCTCAACAGCAGGCATTTAGTGGTGCGGTTTATCAAAGTTATCGGGCTGTATTGGGTACTTTAATGCAGCACCGCTGGTTGACAGTTGGTGCCTGTGTCGTGATGTTTGTTCTTGCGATTCAAGCTTTGCAGTTTATTCCTAAGTTATTTTTTCCACCATCAGATAGGAGCTACTTTAAAGTTGAACTTGAGCTTCCTGTAGGCACTCGTCTAGACGCAACTGAAACTCTAGTTAAAGATCTTGAGCAGTACATTGCGGAGCAGCTTTTAATTGGTGACAAAAGAGATAAAGGGGTCACTAAGTGGGTAACCTATATAGGTAACGGTGGTCCTCGTTTTTTACTTAGTCATAATCCAGAACCGAGTAGTTCAAATTATGCCCTGATGGTGGTGTCGGTGACTTCTTACATGTTAATCGATGACATGATGGATAAAATAGAAAGCTATGCACTGCAACAGTATCCGGATCTGTTGCTCAAACAACGTAAGATTGAAAATGGTGCCGCGATTAATAATCCAGTTGAGGTACGTATCTTAGGAGAAGACGAGCAAAAAGTGATGGAGATAGCGAAGCAGGTAAAAGAAAAAATGCGCGAAACCTCAGGTTTAAAAGCGATCAGTGATGACTGGGGGTTACCTATTAAAAAGCTTGAGATCAATATTGATCAAGCACGAGCGCGCAGAGCTGGTGTATCAAGTGAAGATATTGCTACCTCGCTGCAAACCGGGTTAAGTGGGTTGGAGTTGACTCAGTATCGAGAGAAAGAAGATACAATCCCGGTGATCTTGCGCTCTGTAGCATCAGATAGACAAGATATTGCGAAGCTTAAAGCGATGGCTGTTTACTCACAATCATCGGGAAACTCGGTACCTCTACAGCAGGTTGCCGATGTTGATGTGGTGTGGGAAAGTGCGCAAATATTTCGTCGAGATCGTGTTAAAGCCGTTGTAATTGGCGCGCAAATAGAGGGGATCACTGCAAGTGAAGGGTTTGCAGAGCTGACACCTTGGCTTGAAACGCAGCAGCAGGAGTGGCCATTTGGGTATACGTTTGAGTTAGGCGGGGAAGCCGAATCTTCAGGTAAAGCCAATCAATCTATAGCTCAAAAGCTCCCCATTGCTGTACTAATTATTGTGCTACTGCTGGTGGCACAATTTAATTCAATTCGTAAAACATTACTGGTGCTGGTCACAATTCCTTTGGGATTTATTGGTGTGGTTGTCGGTCTATTTATAGGGCAGTCATTTTTTGGTTTTATGACGCTACTGGGCGTGATCTCATTGGCTGGTATTGTAATAAACAATGCCATTGTTTTACTTGAGCGGATCAAAACGGAATTAGATAACGCCCCCGATGAACCAGTCGAGGCCATTATCATGGCTGCACAAGCACGTATGCGGCCTATTCTATTGACAACCGCAACAACGGTACTTGGTTTATTGCCTTTGTATTTTGGTGGTGGTGAAATGTGGGAGCCTATGGCATTAAGCATTATGGGCGGGCTACTGTTTTCAACCATATTAACGTTAGGCGTGGTGCCTGTGTTGTATGCACTGTTGTTTGGTATTTCACATAACAAGGCTCAGAGCTAA
- the efp gene encoding elongation factor P has product MANYSTNEFKGGLKIMLDGEPCAILENEMVKPGKGQAFNRVKIRKLISGKVLEKTFKSGDSVEGADVMDTDLAYLYTDGEFWHFMNNETFEQIAADEKAVGDNVKWLVENDVCTITLWNGNPIAVTPPNFVELEITETDPGLKGDTAGTGGKPATLSTGAVVRVPLFVQIGEVIKVDTRNGEYVSRVK; this is encoded by the coding sequence ATGGCGAATTATAGCACCAACGAGTTCAAGGGCGGCTTAAAAATTATGTTAGATGGCGAACCTTGTGCCATCTTAGAAAACGAAATGGTAAAACCAGGTAAAGGCCAAGCGTTTAACCGTGTAAAGATCCGTAAATTGATCTCAGGTAAAGTGTTAGAAAAAACATTTAAATCTGGTGACTCTGTAGAAGGCGCTGACGTTATGGATACCGATTTAGCGTATCTATACACCGATGGTGAGTTCTGGCACTTTATGAACAACGAAACGTTTGAACAAATTGCTGCTGATGAAAAAGCAGTGGGTGACAACGTGAAATGGTTAGTTGAAAACGATGTATGTACAATCACATTGTGGAACGGCAATCCTATCGCAGTAACACCACCTAACTTTGTAGAGCTAGAGATCACTGAAACTGATCCTGGCCTTAAAGGTGATACGGCGGGTACAGGTGGTAAACCAGCGACGCTAAGCACTGGTGCGGTTGTGCGTGTACCACTGTTTGTACAAATCGGCGAAGTGATCAAAGTTGACACGCGCAACGGTGAGTACGTAAGCCGCGTTAAGTAA
- the epmB gene encoding EF-P beta-lysylation protein EpmB — MIQTNEVNLHSNWQKELANVVTCPQTLLNMLGLEAYFDTKDVEARRLFPLRVPHAFIKKMRYGDKNDPLLLQVMPVHQEFLSKAGFNKDPLQEQQSAQPGVLHKYRSRILVMLKTGCAVNCRYCFRRHFPYQENQLNKRTLLDVVEYVKQHPEINEVILSGGDPLMAKDDAIAWLLDQLEPLTQLKRLRIHSRLPVVMPSRITSSLCARLAQSRLKVILVNHVNHANEIDDDFINAMNKLKQAHVTLLNQAVLLKGINDTSEAQITLSEALFTADILPYYLHLLDKVEGASHFDVSETNAKRIMAELLEALPGFLVPKLVREIGGKASKTPIDLQLN; from the coding sequence ATGATACAAACAAATGAAGTAAATTTGCATAGTAACTGGCAAAAAGAATTGGCAAATGTAGTAACTTGCCCTCAAACCTTACTCAATATGTTGGGTTTAGAGGCGTATTTTGACACAAAAGATGTCGAAGCGAGACGTTTATTTCCACTGCGCGTACCACACGCCTTCATTAAAAAAATGCGCTATGGTGATAAAAACGATCCTTTGTTATTGCAAGTTATGCCTGTGCATCAAGAATTTTTAAGCAAAGCAGGCTTCAATAAAGACCCACTGCAAGAACAGCAAAGTGCCCAGCCTGGCGTGTTACACAAGTATCGTTCGCGCATTTTAGTGATGTTAAAAACCGGCTGTGCAGTAAACTGCCGATATTGTTTTCGCCGCCACTTCCCTTATCAAGAAAACCAACTTAACAAACGCACATTGCTAGATGTCGTCGAATACGTTAAACAACACCCTGAAATTAATGAGGTTATCTTAAGTGGTGGCGATCCGCTAATGGCCAAAGACGATGCGATTGCATGGCTTTTAGATCAGCTTGAACCTTTAACTCAGTTAAAACGCTTAAGAATTCATAGCCGTTTACCTGTCGTTATGCCATCACGTATCACCAGTAGCCTCTGCGCCCGCTTGGCTCAAAGCCGTTTGAAAGTTATTTTAGTTAACCACGTTAACCACGCTAACGAAATTGATGATGACTTTATTAACGCAATGAACAAGCTCAAGCAAGCACATGTCACTTTACTTAACCAAGCTGTTCTTCTAAAAGGGATTAATGATACTAGCGAAGCACAAATTACGTTGAGCGAAGCCCTATTTACCGCGGATATTCTGCCATATTACTTGCACTTGCTCGATAAAGTAGAAGGGGCGAGTCATTTTGATGTGTCGGAGACTAACGCGAAGCGTATTATGGCTGAACTGCTAGAAGCATTACCTGGCTTTTTGGTGCCTAAATTGGTAAGAGAAATCGGTGGCAAAGCAAGTAAGACACCGATTGATTTACAGCTTAATTAA
- a CDS encoding methyl-accepting chemotaxis protein encodes MSLYMRLYNQIEQSFFYTLSRKIFGNLSFVFAFQVITLVWLYSELDAKDDSLGLFWLMTFGAVGGFVFTLFYMRYLIVRPVRAMRDSLQQANRQDGNLNAKLPKFTYDEFRELSEQYNAFTQHLRELLEKTYEGAQTAATSNYQVTHSMQQTADFGAQQIDMSDSIIAASDQVTHSLQSIVANTDQVYQANTESLHFVRGSSQSLTALVDEVKQITVLLGNFSNTVSGLKENSENIRSILKMVEEFSDQTNLLALNAAIEAARAGEAGRGFAVVADEVRSLSVKVNDATRQISDFINQMNSLVGETHRESEQLISHSESAEQAISKTSQGFTDMSHDFERNQAQLEQIASAVHQLESTQAHTHETVQQIVALAQQAKTQIDSALNDCQRAQQLTETTQQELQRFV; translated from the coding sequence ATGAGTCTGTACATGCGCCTATATAATCAAATTGAACAAAGCTTTTTTTATACCCTATCGAGAAAAATTTTCGGCAACCTCAGTTTTGTCTTTGCCTTTCAGGTGATCACTCTTGTCTGGCTGTATAGCGAACTGGATGCCAAAGATGACAGCCTCGGGTTATTTTGGTTAATGACTTTTGGTGCTGTTGGTGGTTTTGTCTTTACCCTTTTTTATATGCGCTATTTAATTGTCAGACCTGTGCGGGCGATGCGCGACAGCCTCCAACAAGCCAACCGCCAAGATGGTAACTTGAATGCCAAATTGCCAAAGTTCACTTATGATGAATTCAGAGAGTTAAGTGAGCAATACAATGCCTTCACCCAGCACCTACGAGAACTATTAGAAAAAACCTACGAAGGCGCGCAAACTGCTGCGACCAGTAATTATCAAGTCACGCATTCGATGCAACAAACAGCCGACTTTGGCGCTCAGCAAATTGATATGAGTGACTCTATCATTGCAGCCAGCGATCAAGTCACCCATAGCTTACAAAGCATTGTTGCCAATACTGATCAAGTCTACCAAGCAAATACCGAAAGCTTGCATTTTGTTCGAGGGTCATCACAGTCGTTGACTGCACTAGTTGATGAAGTAAAACAGATCACTGTACTACTTGGTAACTTTTCAAACACCGTATCGGGTTTAAAAGAGAACAGCGAAAATATTCGTAGCATTCTAAAAATGGTCGAGGAGTTTTCCGATCAGACGAACTTACTTGCGCTTAACGCCGCCATAGAAGCTGCGCGAGCAGGCGAAGCTGGGCGAGGCTTTGCTGTGGTGGCAGATGAAGTGCGCAGTCTCTCTGTAAAAGTGAACGATGCAACCCGCCAGATAAGTGATTTTATAAATCAAATGAACAGTTTAGTGGGTGAAACACATCGAGAGTCAGAGCAGCTAATTAGTCACTCTGAATCTGCTGAGCAAGCAATTAGTAAAACCTCTCAGGGCTTTACAGATATGAGCCATGACTTTGAGCGCAATCAAGCCCAACTGGAACAAATTGCCAGTGCCGTGCACCAACTAGAATCAACGCAAGCACATACCCATGAAACAGTGCAACAAATTGTTGCCCTTGCACAACAAGCTAAAACGCAAATTGATAGCGCATTGAACGATTGTCAGCGTGCTCAGCAACTCACAGAAACGACCCAACAAGAGCTACAAAGGTTTGTATAA
- the epmA gene encoding elongation factor P--(R)-beta-lysine ligase, translating to MSQQLWAPSAAIATLKQRAEILAQIRAFFASKNVLEVETPSLCSASVTDVHLASFKTRFVGPGNQDGLDLYLQTSPEFAMKRLLAAGSGPIYQLAKAFRNEESGRHHNPEFTMLEWYRPGFDEHALMDEIEQLIQLILQSAPCTRLTYQQVFIDVLGLDPLSASLDELKSCASKHGYSDIASQESNPDTLLQLLFCMEIEPKIGIDAPCFVYHFPASQAALAKLDDIDSRVAGRFELYYQGMELANGFNELTDAQEQATRFAQDNQLRVQMGLSEVAIDQRFIEALQHGLPQCSGVALGVDRLIMLALNKSRISDVLTFGVERA from the coding sequence ATGTCACAGCAGTTATGGGCTCCGAGCGCAGCCATTGCCACTTTAAAGCAACGGGCAGAGATCTTAGCGCAGATCAGAGCTTTTTTTGCGAGTAAGAACGTCTTAGAAGTGGAAACACCTAGCTTATGTAGCGCCAGTGTAACAGATGTTCACTTAGCAAGCTTTAAGACCCGCTTTGTTGGGCCTGGCAATCAGGATGGACTGGATTTATACCTACAGACTTCGCCAGAATTTGCGATGAAAAGGTTATTGGCAGCAGGCAGTGGGCCTATTTATCAACTAGCAAAGGCATTTCGCAATGAAGAGTCGGGGCGCCACCATAACCCCGAATTTACTATGTTGGAATGGTATCGCCCTGGGTTTGATGAGCATGCCCTAATGGATGAAATCGAACAGCTGATACAATTGATTTTGCAATCAGCACCTTGTACGCGCCTTACTTATCAGCAGGTTTTTATTGATGTGCTAGGTCTTGACCCACTCAGTGCAAGCCTTGATGAGTTGAAATCTTGTGCGAGCAAACATGGTTACAGTGATATTGCCAGCCAAGAGAGTAACCCTGATACGTTGCTACAATTACTGTTTTGTATGGAAATTGAACCCAAAATAGGCATTGATGCGCCATGCTTTGTGTATCACTTTCCTGCCTCACAAGCGGCACTGGCAAAGCTAGATGACATTGACTCACGTGTTGCAGGGCGTTTTGAACTGTATTATCAGGGTATGGAGCTTGCCAATGGCTTCAATGAGCTGACAGATGCTCAAGAGCAAGCAACACGTTTTGCTCAAGACAACCAGTTGCGTGTGCAAATGGGCTTATCAGAAGTGGCGATTGACCAGCGTTTTATTGAGGCGTTACAACATGGTTTACCGCAATGTTCGGGCGTGGCGCTAGGTGTTGATAGGTTGATTATGTTGGCACTAAACAAAAGCCGTATTAGTGATGTACTGACATTTGGTGTGGAGCGAGCTTAG
- a CDS encoding glycerophosphodiester phosphodiesterase: protein MLVFAHRGASGNYPENTLSAIQAALQADVDGIELDVQSCADDYAIVHDTWLDRTTNGSGKVNKTPLKEIQALDAGNGEFIPNLQQVFDAIGHNTMINLELKHTFSLDQFVSCIEQNVQQGTFSREQLLVSSFDHHQLVWLKQNMPWVKIGALTGSIPLQYAEFAQRLHAYSIHIDKNFINHQFVDDAKQRGLKVFAYTVDKQQDIEDMRALGVDGIFSNFPCYAKMILSRS from the coding sequence ATGCTAGTATTCGCTCATCGGGGAGCCAGCGGTAATTACCCTGAAAATACGCTCAGTGCCATTCAAGCAGCATTACAAGCTGACGTAGACGGTATTGAGCTAGACGTACAAAGCTGTGCTGATGATTATGCAATTGTGCACGACACGTGGCTGGATAGAACCACTAATGGCTCGGGCAAAGTTAACAAAACACCGCTTAAAGAAATACAAGCACTAGATGCGGGTAACGGTGAGTTTATTCCTAACTTGCAACAAGTGTTTGACGCCATAGGCCACAACACCATGATCAATTTAGAGCTAAAACATACTTTTAGTCTTGATCAGTTTGTTTCCTGTATTGAGCAAAATGTGCAGCAAGGTACATTTTCCCGAGAGCAATTACTGGTTTCATCATTTGATCATCATCAACTTGTGTGGTTAAAACAAAACATGCCATGGGTAAAAATTGGCGCCCTAACAGGCTCAATCCCACTGCAGTATGCAGAATTTGCACAGCGGTTGCATGCTTACAGCATTCATATCGATAAAAACTTTATAAATCATCAGTTTGTTGATGATGCAAAACAACGAGGACTAAAGGTATTCGCCTATACTGTCGATAAGCAACAAGATATCGAAGATATGCGAGCATTAGGCGTGGATGGCATTTTTAGTAATTTTCCTTGTTACGCAAAAATGATTTTATCTCGTTCTTAG
- a CDS encoding DUF3016 domain-containing protein: MQKAITLAMCLLFTSSVWAGEGQVHFKDFNDYRDVYPSNEVKGAFHKRLAKQFEKHIVKLAEELPAGYKLDVTFNDIDLAGEARFNMDNVRVVKDIYFPRLEISYSLVDDKGLQVLGATEELKDMSFLDRIKSGRQGALYYEKRLLDQWFASHIVNAVKR; this comes from the coding sequence ATGCAAAAGGCGATTACATTGGCAATGTGTTTATTATTTACCTCGAGTGTATGGGCAGGTGAGGGACAAGTACATTTTAAAGATTTTAACGATTACCGTGATGTATATCCTTCCAATGAAGTTAAAGGTGCCTTTCATAAGCGCTTAGCCAAACAATTTGAAAAGCATATTGTTAAGCTTGCGGAAGAACTGCCTGCAGGCTACAAACTAGACGTGACTTTTAACGATATCGACCTTGCGGGTGAAGCCCGTTTTAATATGGATAATGTGCGAGTTGTAAAAGATATTTACTTCCCACGCTTAGAGATTAGTTACAGTTTGGTTGATGATAAAGGGCTGCAAGTGTTAGGCGCTACCGAGGAGCTTAAAGACATGAGTTTCCTAGACAGAATAAAATCAGGCCGACAGGGGGCGCTATATTACGAAAAGCGTTTGCTCGATCAGTGGTTTGCATCGCATATAGTAAACGCGGTTAAAAGATAA
- a CDS encoding prephenate dehydrogenase — translation MQTIIEKLNENLKVVYRQSLDADTKLDELQQQGHGKFKALFTEEAGFNFEAKRFKPYVLDVAADVKALSEQEQIDEEKLKTTVLKLQSLLQLLATFK, via the coding sequence ATGCAAACGATCATTGAAAAATTAAATGAAAACCTAAAAGTTGTTTATCGTCAGTCACTTGATGCTGATACAAAATTAGATGAACTGCAGCAACAAGGCCATGGTAAGTTTAAAGCCTTATTTACCGAAGAAGCGGGGTTCAATTTTGAAGCGAAACGTTTTAAGCCCTATGTATTAGATGTTGCCGCTGATGTAAAAGCGTTGAGTGAGCAAGAGCAAATAGATGAAGAAAAGCTCAAAACCACCGTATTAAAACTGCAAAGCTTACTGCAGCTTTTGGCCACATTTAAGTGA